Proteins encoded together in one Phoenix dactylifera cultivar Barhee BC4 unplaced genomic scaffold, palm_55x_up_171113_PBpolish2nd_filt_p 001323F, whole genome shotgun sequence window:
- the LOC120108406 gene encoding uncharacterized protein LOC120108406 isoform X2, with the protein MQEQFMHKNRLQEYAQRSSIPLPIYQTVNEGHPYASQFRSTVLIDGVTFMSSRTFPRRKEAEQDVAKLALEGISRKIKDEGIPLIHADTTFCKSILHEYAVKMNIEKPAYTTSQLEGVLLPSFISSLVFDGKTYTGAAGRNKKEAEQIAARAVIQSILAHSDTRIIMSEIVKSKGKLYAAIQKNNDSGLSHLGNAASGQQARNDSSGSTVKRKKIQAAPANDDLAGVANHKQLLLGQRPAAAETEPLLEAKKPIEEYPCEQSFGPIGGGTSPPVLSQDVLPSGLKRIVFESSDGSYHAEQNQINDLDGPSMQSYDAQYRFLVARESARGRSRREDINTGKHGLNR; encoded by the exons ATGCAGG AGCAATTCATGCATAAAAACCGCTTACAAGAATATGCTCAAAGGTCATCCATACCTTTGCCAATATATCAAACTGTTAATGAAGGGCATCCATATGCATCACAATTTAGATCTACTGTTCTGATAGATGGAGTGACATTCATGTCATCTCGGACATTTCCTCGTCGAAAAGAAGCAGAGCAAGACGTGGCAAAACTTGCTCTTGAAGGCATATCTAGGAAGATAAAGGATGAAGGAATTCCCCTAATTCATGCA GATACTACATTCTGCAAGTCTATCCTTCACGAATATGCAGTGAAGATGAATATAGAGAAGCCTGCATACACAACATCTCAATTAGAAGGGGTGCTGCTTCCTTCTTTTATATCATCTTTGGTTTTTGATGGAAAAACTTATACAGGTGCTGCAGGAAGAAACAAGAAGGAAGCAGAACAGATTGCTGCACGTGCTGTTATTCAATCCATCTTAG CTCACTCTGATACAAGGATTATCATGTCTGAAATTGTAAAATCCAAGGGTAAATTGTATGCTGCAATACAAAAGAACAATGACTCAGGTTTATCACATCTGGGAAATGCAGCCTCGGGACAGCAGGCAAGGAATGACTCTAGTGGCAGTActgtgaaaagaaaaaaaattcaggcTGCCCCAGCAAATGACGACTTAGCTGGTGTtgcaaatcataagcaattgctCTTGGGGCAACGTCCTGCTGCTGCAGAGACAGAACCACTTCTTGAAGCTAAGAAACCTATAGAAGAATATCCATGCGAACAAAGTTTTGGACCAATTGGAGGGGGCACATCACCGCCAGTTCTTTCACAAGATGTTCTACCTTCAGGATTAAAGAGGATTGTGTTCGAGTCATCTGATGGATCTTATCATGCTGAACAAAACCAGATAAATGATCTGGATGGGCCATCTATGCAATCCTATGATGCTCAATACAGGTTCCTAGTAGCCAGAGAAAGCGCTcgaggaagaagcagaagagaGGACATCAACACAGGAAAGCACGGACTGAACA GATGA
- the LOC120108406 gene encoding uncharacterized protein LOC120108406 isoform X1, with translation MQEQFMHKNRLQEYAQRSSIPLPIYQTVNEGHPYASQFRSTVLIDGVTFMSSRTFPRRKEAEQDVAKLALEGISRKIKDEGIPLIHADTTFCKSILHEYAVKMNIEKPAYTTSQLEGVLLPSFISSLVFDGKTYTGAAGRNKKEAEQIAARAVIQSILAHSDTRIIMSEIVKSKGKLYAAIQKNNDSGLSHLGNAASGQQARNDSSGSTVKRKKIQAAPANDDLAGVANHKQLLLGQRPAAAETEPLLEAKKPIEEYPCEQSFGPIGGGTSPPVLSQDVLPSGLKRIVFESSDGSYHAEQNQINDLDGPSMQSYDAQYRFLVARESARGRSRREDINTGKHGLNSMDYIIYYGISNFISFFYYCDA, from the exons ATGCAGG AGCAATTCATGCATAAAAACCGCTTACAAGAATATGCTCAAAGGTCATCCATACCTTTGCCAATATATCAAACTGTTAATGAAGGGCATCCATATGCATCACAATTTAGATCTACTGTTCTGATAGATGGAGTGACATTCATGTCATCTCGGACATTTCCTCGTCGAAAAGAAGCAGAGCAAGACGTGGCAAAACTTGCTCTTGAAGGCATATCTAGGAAGATAAAGGATGAAGGAATTCCCCTAATTCATGCA GATACTACATTCTGCAAGTCTATCCTTCACGAATATGCAGTGAAGATGAATATAGAGAAGCCTGCATACACAACATCTCAATTAGAAGGGGTGCTGCTTCCTTCTTTTATATCATCTTTGGTTTTTGATGGAAAAACTTATACAGGTGCTGCAGGAAGAAACAAGAAGGAAGCAGAACAGATTGCTGCACGTGCTGTTATTCAATCCATCTTAG CTCACTCTGATACAAGGATTATCATGTCTGAAATTGTAAAATCCAAGGGTAAATTGTATGCTGCAATACAAAAGAACAATGACTCAGGTTTATCACATCTGGGAAATGCAGCCTCGGGACAGCAGGCAAGGAATGACTCTAGTGGCAGTActgtgaaaagaaaaaaaattcaggcTGCCCCAGCAAATGACGACTTAGCTGGTGTtgcaaatcataagcaattgctCTTGGGGCAACGTCCTGCTGCTGCAGAGACAGAACCACTTCTTGAAGCTAAGAAACCTATAGAAGAATATCCATGCGAACAAAGTTTTGGACCAATTGGAGGGGGCACATCACCGCCAGTTCTTTCACAAGATGTTCTACCTTCAGGATTAAAGAGGATTGTGTTCGAGTCATCTGATGGATCTTATCATGCTGAACAAAACCAGATAAATGATCTGGATGGGCCATCTATGCAATCCTATGATGCTCAATACAGGTTCCTAGTAGCCAGAGAAAGCGCTcgaggaagaagcagaagagaGGACATCAACACAGGAAAGCACGGACTGAACAGTATGGATTATATAATCTATTATGGCATAAGtaactttatttctttcttttactaCTGCGATGCATGA
- the LOC120108406 gene encoding protein AGENET DOMAIN (AGD)-CONTAINING P1-like isoform X3 → MEAGASSSRRQRQRPHGAFKEELSMEAGAGSRLRQRRGPYGAFKEVAEPLFSVGAQVEVSRESKNYGAAWLAATIVSMISKSIFLVDCKTPRAVTDRELSTEIVDAQHIRPPPPLALDDEDFRLHDVVEVLYHGGWSLGVVTQISNGSKYIVKLKHHEEEMEFNCFEMRSCQVWEDGQWISYSSQSMKQYSQEELKTRKRGRPAKKSIESEQAEDLPEQVAEEEHGKKEIEQSNQGRLVMHLLKLEHIVIMMKQRGTRTPHYLRICRSNSCIKTAYKNMLKGHPYLCQYIKLLMKGIHMHHNLDLLF, encoded by the exons ATGGAGGCAGGGGCGAGTTCCAGTCGGCGGCAGCGGCAGAGGCCTCACGGAGCCTTCAAG GAGGAGCTATCGATGGAGGCAGGGGCGGGTTCCAGGCTGCGGCAGCGGCGGGGGCCTTACGGAGCCTTCAAG GAAGTGGCTGAGCCACTGTTCAGTGTGGGAGCACAGGTCGAGGTCAGCCGGGAAAGCAAGAACTATGGAGCTGCTTGGCTTGCAGCTACTATTGTTAGTATGATCAGCAAGTCCATATTTTTGGTGGATTGCAAGACCCCGAGAGCTGTCACTGACAGAGAGTTGTCGACGGAGATTGTTGATGCTCAACACATTAGGCCTCCACCTCCCCTTGCATTAGACGATGAGGATTTCAGGTTACATGATGTTGTTGAGGTGCTTTACCATGGCGGGTGGTCGCTAGGAGTTGTTACTCAGATTTCTAATGGGTCAAAGTACATTGTCAAGTTGAAGCATCATGAAGAGGAGATGGAGTTTAATTGTTTTGAAATGAGATCCTGCCAGGTATGGGAGGATGGGCAGTGGATCAGCTATTCCTCCCAG AGCATGAAACAATATTCACAGGAGGAGTTAAAGACAAGGAAGAGAGGCAGGCCTGCAAAGAAAA GCATAGAATCGGAACAAGCAGAAGATTTGCCTGAGCAAGTTGCTGAAGAAGAACATGGGaagaaagaaattgagcaaTCAAATCAAGGTCGTCTTGTGATGCATCTTTTGAAACTCGAGCACATAGTCATCATGATGAAGCAACGGGGTACAAGGACCCCCCACTACTTGCGAATATGCAGG AGCAATTCATGCATAAAAACCGCTTACAAGAATATGCTCAAAGGTCATCCATACCTTTGCCAATATATCAAACTGTTAATGAAGGGCATCCATATGCATCACAATTTAGATCTACTGTTCTGA
- the LOC120108406 gene encoding protein AGENET DOMAIN (AGD)-CONTAINING P1-like isoform X4, translated as MEAGASSSRRQRQRPHGAFKEELSMEAGAGSRLRQRRGPYGAFKEVAEPLFSVGAQVEVSRESKNYGAAWLAATIVSMISKSIFLVDCKTPRAVTDRELSTEIVDAQHIRPPPPLALDDEDFRLHDVVEVLYHGGWSLGVVTQISNGSKYIVKLKHHEEEMEFNCFEMRSCQVWEDGQWISYSSQSMKQYSQEELKTRKRGRPAKKSIESEQAEDLPEQVAEEEHGKKEIEQSNQGRLVMHLLKLEHIVIMMKQRGTRTPHYLRICRSMKKQHPSSESLIAQVIFKFSWLRCGTSQYMVLSLDQVSP; from the exons ATGGAGGCAGGGGCGAGTTCCAGTCGGCGGCAGCGGCAGAGGCCTCACGGAGCCTTCAAG GAGGAGCTATCGATGGAGGCAGGGGCGGGTTCCAGGCTGCGGCAGCGGCGGGGGCCTTACGGAGCCTTCAAG GAAGTGGCTGAGCCACTGTTCAGTGTGGGAGCACAGGTCGAGGTCAGCCGGGAAAGCAAGAACTATGGAGCTGCTTGGCTTGCAGCTACTATTGTTAGTATGATCAGCAAGTCCATATTTTTGGTGGATTGCAAGACCCCGAGAGCTGTCACTGACAGAGAGTTGTCGACGGAGATTGTTGATGCTCAACACATTAGGCCTCCACCTCCCCTTGCATTAGACGATGAGGATTTCAGGTTACATGATGTTGTTGAGGTGCTTTACCATGGCGGGTGGTCGCTAGGAGTTGTTACTCAGATTTCTAATGGGTCAAAGTACATTGTCAAGTTGAAGCATCATGAAGAGGAGATGGAGTTTAATTGTTTTGAAATGAGATCCTGCCAGGTATGGGAGGATGGGCAGTGGATCAGCTATTCCTCCCAG AGCATGAAACAATATTCACAGGAGGAGTTAAAGACAAGGAAGAGAGGCAGGCCTGCAAAGAAAA GCATAGAATCGGAACAAGCAGAAGATTTGCCTGAGCAAGTTGCTGAAGAAGAACATGGGaagaaagaaattgagcaaTCAAATCAAGGTCGTCTTGTGATGCATCTTTTGAAACTCGAGCACATAGTCATCATGATGAAGCAACGGGGTACAAGGACCCCCCACTACTTGCGAATATGCAGG TCTATGAAGAAGCAACATCCCTCTTCTGAATCGCTGATTGCACAAGTAATTTTTAAGTTTTCATGGTTAAGATGTGGAACCAGTCAGTATATGGTTCTCAGCCTCGATCAGGTAAGCCCATGA